From Theropithecus gelada isolate Dixy chromosome 5, Tgel_1.0, whole genome shotgun sequence:
AATATTCATCTATTCATGATTAAAAGGATTTTGGCTGTAATTTCAGGactgtttctcttcttttagCTTTGATACTATAGGACACAAAATACTCTCACATTCATGGTTTCCTTCTATAGAGGTAGGGAAGGggacatttataaataaaagggcTTTGAGATCCTAAAATGTACACTTCCTTTACATTTTAAGGAAATGTAAGAGAGATTTAAAACAACATTCCCCAccattttctcaaaaaaagtaGTGAAACAAATATTAATCTAAATATAACACTGGCATTAAAAAAGAGGGGCATGTCACCTTTTCTAACTCCTTGGGCTCCTTGGTTGAGTAATACAGCCCGAGCATACTTTGAGCCTTCACACTAGCTTTGGGATTTCCATTGTCTGCTGCGAAAAGCCACAGTCTACGAGAAAGCGAGGCATGTTATTCTTGGTTTCGGCATTCCATTCAAACCTAATCTTGTTCCCAGGTAGGGTTACCTTTCGGCTTCCTCATTTGATCGTTTAACACCTTTTCCTTCATAATAAGCTCTTCCGAGGTTGTAAGCAGCTGCAAATTTTAAGTGTCTTGCTTTGGGACATGGAGAATCAAGAATTTTCTTCATGTAGTCCACCCCTTTCTCCTTCGacaaaagaaagagcaaaaaaaCCCTAGTTTTTAGTTTTACCCAAACTGAATTTCTTTCTCCCAATAAGGCTGTGAAGTGTCCGCCCTCTGACATGATGTGTAATACTATGAATCTGTGCCCAAGAGTTACGATTGTCCTGGATCCTGCCGGGCAAGCGATAAGGACAGAAAGAATCTCTAAAAGTACGTTTCCTATCCAGGCACTCCCCGGAGCTCTGGGATATAAGAAATTTCCTTCCGTTTACAGCTGCCTGAGTGGATTTAAGTCTCAATATGggcttccttttttctctcctccctcccatctAATAACCCTTATCCTGAATCATCACAGTTCTTAGAACTGACTAAAAGGCAAGCATGGCCCGGAACTTCTTTCACATTTATAATTCTTACAATACACTTGTGAGCCCCTAACAAACACCATCTTCCATTCAAGCATACTTTTACTGCGTGCTCATAGTTTGTATCTAATATACAAATCTTACGCATTAATACAACATCTGCTTTGTGGTCACAAGGAAAGCATAGAAGGTATTCTAACCACTAGCAGGGACAGATCTGCACCCTCCACCCCCAGATCCATCAGACACAAACCTTCAAACATcacccaaaagaagaaaataatactggacaatcaaatatattttgatttttgtttgagacagagtcttgctctgtcacccaggctggagtgcagtggcatgatcttggcttactgcagcctcccaggtggctgggaatacaagcatgcaccaccacgccaggctaacttttgtatttttagtagaccctggccaacatggtgaaatcctgtctctattaaaaatacaaaaattagccaggcatggtggcagtgcctgtaatcccagttactcttaaggctgaggcaggagaatcacttgaacccgggaagtggaggttgcagtaagccgaggtcgtgccactgcactccagcctgggtgacacagcgagactctgtctcaaagaaaaaaaaaaaaagtattaaaatataattttaattgtgtCCAACAATCCACTGACAATGAAATCTTACCCACTGTGACCAAGACACTAACTTACAGAATTTAGAATGGTCCCCAGCCCATCATAGTACATCACTCCTAGCTGGTAAGTTGCTTGATGGTCTTTCTCCTCGATTTCTTCAAACTGTTCTAATGCTTCTTCATACCATCCCTAGAAGCGCCCAGaagatatttaattatttttcttatgatcTTTAAGTAATCCCAAAGGCACCAAGTGGCCAACTGTTTCTGCCCAAGTTAAACACACAGTTAACAAGCAGTGCAGCCACGTCCGAACCCATGCCCCATGCTGACGAAGCACGCTGTCTGCCGTGGCGCTCTGCCATCCTCAGAGTGACAGGTGCACAATGAGCcctcagcaaacatttgttgCCAGGATAGATGAAGGTGCCGTTGAAAAGTGAGAGAGTAAGTGGGATATAGGTGAACAGCTGCCCAAATAGTCAACGAATGGTGAAGGACAGTCTGTCCCTTTTCAAGTCTTCCCGGGGAAATCAGTGAAAAACCAAAACTACATTACTGAAGTTGGGGGGACAGCTGGCATAGCCATGCCTCAGTCTACTTTCCAGGTTATCCCAACAAGATGTGGAGAACGAGGGCGATTTCCTCCTATGCTGTCCAGGAACAACTAAAGCCGCCTCTAAGTACTAGATAAAAATCAGGGCTTCAATTATTAATATGAAGATAtctgataatataattttttttttgagagggagtctcattctgtcacccaggctggagtgcagtggcacaatctcggctcactgcaacctctgcctcctaggttcaagcaattctctgcctcagtctcccaagtagctgggattacagatgtgcaccaccatgcctggctatttctttttttttttttagtagaggcggggtttagCTATGTTGGAGaggctggtctcccaactcctgacctcaggtgatccacctgcctcggcctcccaaagcgctgggattacagatgtgagccaccgcacccggcctgataatataatttgtattattaaatattttgagcaaatatataaaaatttgatttttaatatatagtGTGAAATGGATTTTATACTAAAATGACTCCCATAAATGGCTTTCATGACATGGATTTTATGAAGAAAGGTCAGGTAACTCCTCAAGCTAGCAGCACTGTATCCCACTGTTAAAGCCACAGCCATAGTCTATGTAATTGGACAGAATTTCCCTAGTATAACACAGTAAGAAACTCTACATGAAATTTTTGTCTCAGGATCTAACAACAGAATtataggaaatgaaaacaaataaacaaaaaatgatacCTCTTCAAAATATAGTTGACCTCTCAGGAAATATGCCAGAGTGTCTCCTTTCagtattcttttcttcaagaGCTGCAATGCCTTATCCACCAAATTAGCATGGCTGTAatgatctgatttttaaaaggtaaggaATTCCATTAACCACATAATAGGAATTTTCTCTCCTGAAGTAATGAATCATGTAAAATCCATCTAACACTGTTGACAATATTTCTTTCTAGTACTCATTCCTACAGCTGGCCTCCTTAGCGCAAGGAAGAAATATTACCTGAAAAAAGGGCATGGTCACAGTACCTAACACTGTGCCCTGTATAATGAAGCAatacgggccgggcgcggtggctcacgcctgtaaatctcagcactctgggaggccaaggcgggcagatcacctgaggttgggagttcaagaccagtctgaccaacgtggagaaaccccgacgctaccaaaactacaaaattggggggtgtggtggtgcatgcctgtaatcccagctactcgggagactcaggcaggcggaggctgcggtgagccaagatcgcatccctgcactcaagcctgggcaacaagagcaaaactccatctcaaaaacaaaaacaaaaaaagcaatacTTGTGGATGGGTTTCGCACTAACCCTGCTTATGGCCAAGTAGAGCCGTAGCAGTGCAGGGCTCGGTATAAGTCTATGCATTGGTTTGTCTTCAATGGGCAAAGCCGTCTGGAGAGGTGAGTTAAATTCTTAATTTGAGCCTTAATGAGAGCTCCTCTAACCAAATGAGCATCCCATccctaatataatatttttaaggctATAGGGGAAATCaggtatttaaataataattgcaaGTAAAGCATGGCATTGTTCTCTTTAACAAACATGACATCTGGCTTGTGTTTTCTAGAAGCATGTCCTTAAGTCCTGAGAGTAAACTCAAGACCTAACTATCTGTGAGACCTCACTGACGATTTGCTACCAGATAAATGAGCAATTTCACAGATTCTTGTGGGAAAACTCAAAAGGACTGTAATGATTAACCACTTCCTTGAAATCAATCAAACACAGTATTTCTTGTCTCGTTTGCTCTAGCATACAAAATGAACTATTAGTGAAAGTATTTTCCAAGGGAAGCTTAAATATTAGGATTCGTAccagtcttttcctttttccattggAACGATTTTTGGTTTTTAGCAGCATATTGAGATATGGAGGCATAAAAGGGGTTCTTGGGCAACTTTTCACTGGTCAACTTCATCCTTTTTCCACAATGTGTATTCTGTaagcaagaataaaaaataaggtgGTAGAAATGTCTTCCTCCAGCAAAGTGCAAAAACAGACTCTATTCCCACCAGGCGCTCATTATGAAAAGCATCCTTCCCTCATCGCCTAGATAGAACACCAACCACCGACTCTAGGACGTGAACATTCTTTCCTAGGACACCAAGACCCTCCCCAGCTGAGAGACAGCCATTCTCCGTGTCATTTTCCACAGCATGGCATTCACCATGAGACCCGTTTGCACGTCCTGTCTGGCTATGGGTTTATACATTAAGATGGGTCATGTCGCCCAGCAGAAGCATTGCCCCTTAGGGGACCTGTGACACTGCCCACAGAGACAGCTCTTCTGCACCGGTACCTTCTGTGCCCTTGTAACTGACACTCATCGGACGAATCCATTTCAAATTAAAGCACGTGTCTATTTTACCTGGGAATACACTTTATTTTAGCTGTGTTCAGTTTTATCTTCCTGTCTGTATCGGATTGCCATGTTATAAGATGGATCACAGTTGAATGGTAAATCAGTGTCTTCATATAAAATGTAGAGGTCACCTCATTTGGGGTGAAGGAGTCCAGGTTGGCCTAGGCTGAGGGTAGTGAGACAGCAAACTCAGTTGTTGCTACGCTTTTGTGTTTACTCCTTGGCATTCCACTGTTACGGCTTACTTTCACCAATCAGAAACAAGCTTCCAGCAAAGGTTCCTGATTGGTGGTCAAGAGAAGACATCGAGAGACCCTTAGTGTGATTGGAAAGCTGTGTTTTATATCATTACATGATGCTCTTTGAGACAATAAGTTGCTTAAGTGAGAATGAAATGcagaaaaaaggaacatttagTAGAGGAAAAAACTCACTGAATTATCTTTGTGATTTTGGAAGagtcatttaatctttttaagagtcaatttcctcatctttagtTTGTACTATAGGTGGTCTGAATTAGAGGATTTTATAATGTTCCTTTTTAGATATATACAATTCTTGATTATATAATTCCCCAAATCTTATGGCTGCCTTTAGTGAATATAAAATTTCCCAATGAGCTTTACTTAGGGGGAAGCAATATTAGGTAAGGTATTAAGAAGGGATGATGCAGATAGCACTCATTTATGACTGAGAGATTGAATATGGAAGTTTTATTTTCACCGAAGACATTAACTCAATATGCTACTTCTCCAAAAAGGCTAAGAAAAAACTGGACATATTCAGGAAGGGcatcagaaatgaaacaaatcagaaaacaatACCTTACCTTGTTTAAACTCATGTTGCCTTTTGTGGTTAGAAGAATGCACATGGTTTTTGTTGCTGTAGCTTAAAAGAAGTTTTGGagacatttggaaaacaaaatcaaagatttTCTGAGCTCTTATTAAATGCCAAGTATTGACCTTTGTTGTAAGGCTTTCTAGGCAGCTCTgacaaaattttatgaaataaggTCCATTATGAGACTCATTTAATGTATGGGGAAACCAAGGGACAGTggggaagttaagtaacttgcccaaggccacagggcTAGTTAAGAACAGGTAAGCAGAACAGCTGGCATGTCCCAGCACCTGcgcacttctctctctctctctctctgtctctctctctctctctcagagagggtctcactctgtcatccaggctagagtgcagtggtacaatcatagctctcactgcagcctcaaccttctgggctcacgtgatccacccacctcagcctcccaagtacttgggactccaggcatgtgccatcatatccagctaattccttaaaatttttgtagagatggggtctccatgttatgcaggctggtctcaagttcctgggttccagcaatcctcctgtc
This genomic window contains:
- the LRP2BP gene encoding LRP2-binding protein, coding for MKLTSEKLPKNPFYASISQYAAKNQKSFQWKKEKTDHYSHANLVDKALQLLKKRILKGDTLAYFLRGQLYFEEGWYEEALEQFEEIEEKDHQATYQLGVMYYDGLGTILNSEKGVDYMKKILDSPCPKARHLKFAAAYNLGRAYYEGKGVKRSNEEAERLWLFAADNGNPKASVKAQSMLGLYYSTKEPKELEKAFYWHSEACGNGNLESQGALGLMYLYGQGIRQDTEAALHCLREAAERGNVYAQGNLVEYYYKMKFFTKCVAFSKRIADYDEVHDIPMIAQVTDCLPEFISRGMAMASFYHARCLQLGLGITRDEATAKHYYSKACRLNPALADELHSLLIRQRI